A portion of the Pseudomonas koreensis genome contains these proteins:
- a CDS encoding Maf family protein: MLPLLLASSSTYRRQLLARLHLPFVCSSPDIDESHRPGESAIDLVKRLAEEKARALADSHPAHLIIGSDQVAVLGEQIIGKPHTFEKARDQLMAASGASVTFLTGLALFNSQTGQCQVDCVPFTVHMRQLDQARIERYLHIEQPYDCAGSFKAEGLGVSLFQSTEGPDATSLVGLPLIRLIDMLLVEGVQVP; this comes from the coding sequence ATGCTGCCTTTATTACTCGCTTCAAGCTCGACTTATCGCCGCCAATTGCTCGCCCGCCTGCACCTGCCGTTCGTCTGCAGCTCGCCGGACATCGATGAAAGTCATCGCCCGGGCGAGTCCGCGATCGATCTGGTCAAACGTCTTGCCGAAGAAAAAGCCCGGGCCTTGGCGGACAGCCACCCTGCTCATTTGATCATTGGCTCGGATCAGGTCGCCGTCCTCGGCGAACAGATCATCGGCAAGCCGCACACCTTCGAAAAGGCCCGCGATCAGCTGATGGCCGCCAGCGGCGCGAGCGTGACCTTCCTCACCGGCCTGGCGCTGTTCAACAGCCAGACCGGGCAATGCCAGGTCGACTGCGTGCCGTTCACCGTGCACATGCGTCAGCTGGATCAGGCGCGCATCGAGCGCTATCTGCACATCGAGCAGCCGTACGACTGCGCCGGCAGCTTCAAGGCCGAAGGCTTGGGTGTAAGCCTGTTTCAATCGACCGAAGGTCCGGACGCCACCAGTCTGGTCGGCCTGCCGCTGATTCGCCTGATCGATATGTTGTTGGTCGAAGGCGTGCAAGTCCCTTGA
- the sppA gene encoding signal peptide peptidase SppA, producing MTDEWKAPAKASADDGDAKSWKLLEKTLLAGVQEQRRSRRWGIFFKLLTFVYLFVALLLFTPLMDMEKSATRGPNYTALIEIDGVIADKEPASADNIVGSLRAAFEDKKVKGVILRINSPGGSPVQSGYVYDEIKRLRALHPEIKLYAVISDLGASGAYYIASAADQIYADKASLVGSIGVTAAGYGFVGTMEKLGVERRTYTSGEHKAFLDPFQPQKPEETAFWQGVLDTTHKQFINSVKQGRGERLKDKEHPELFSGLVWSGEQALPLGLIDGLGSASSVARDVIGEKELVDFTVQESPFDRFSKKLGASVAEQLAMWMGFHGPSLR from the coding sequence ATGACCGACGAATGGAAAGCACCGGCCAAGGCAAGTGCCGACGACGGTGACGCGAAAAGCTGGAAGCTGTTGGAAAAAACTCTGCTGGCTGGCGTGCAGGAACAACGCCGTTCGCGGCGCTGGGGGATTTTCTTCAAGCTGCTGACGTTTGTTTACCTGTTTGTTGCGCTGCTGCTGTTCACGCCGCTGATGGACATGGAAAAAAGCGCCACGCGCGGCCCGAACTACACGGCGTTGATCGAGATTGACGGTGTAATCGCCGACAAGGAACCAGCCAGCGCCGACAACATCGTGGGCAGCCTGCGCGCGGCCTTCGAAGACAAAAAGGTCAAGGGCGTGATCCTGCGCATCAACAGCCCGGGCGGCAGTCCGGTGCAGTCGGGTTATGTCTATGACGAGATCAAGCGTCTGCGTGCTCTGCACCCGGAGATCAAGCTCTACGCTGTGATTTCCGATCTAGGTGCCTCCGGTGCTTACTACATCGCCAGCGCGGCGGACCAGATCTACGCCGACAAGGCCAGTCTTGTGGGTTCGATCGGCGTCACGGCGGCGGGTTACGGTTTCGTCGGCACCATGGAAAAGCTGGGTGTTGAGCGTCGTACCTACACTTCCGGCGAGCACAAGGCGTTTCTCGATCCGTTCCAGCCGCAAAAGCCTGAAGAAACCGCGTTCTGGCAAGGCGTGCTCGACACTACGCACAAGCAGTTCATCAACAGCGTCAAGCAGGGTCGTGGTGAACGCCTGAAAGACAAAGAACATCCGGAGCTGTTTTCCGGGCTGGTCTGGTCGGGTGAGCAGGCGCTGCCGCTGGGCCTGATCGATGGTCTGGGCAGTGCCAGTTCGGTGGCGCGTGATGTGATCGGCGAGAAGGAGCTGGTGGACTTCACTGTGCAGGAATCGCCGTTCGATCGCTTCTCGAAAAAGCTCGGTGCCAGCGTGGCCGAGCAGTTGGCGATGTGGATGGGTTTCCACGGGCCTTCGTTGCGGTAA
- a CDS encoding HAD-IA family hydrolase translates to MRPSDYKLLIFDWDGTLADSIHRIVEAMHSASGRSGFELRDDFAVKGIIGLGLPEAIRTLYPEISDAELLAFREYYADHYIAAEAVPSPLFEGVVESMASFREQGYHLAVATGKNRRGLDRVLKANGWEDYFDITRAADETASKPHPLMLEQIVSHCGVRPEQALMVGDSSFDLLMARNAGMDSVAVSYGAQSIESLQQFEPRLSIDRFSELHAWLGQRA, encoded by the coding sequence GTGCGCCCATCTGATTACAAGCTGCTGATTTTCGATTGGGACGGCACCCTTGCCGATTCCATCCATCGGATCGTCGAGGCGATGCACTCGGCGTCCGGGCGTTCCGGTTTCGAGTTGCGCGATGACTTCGCCGTAAAAGGCATCATCGGTCTCGGATTGCCGGAAGCGATTCGCACCCTGTACCCCGAAATCAGTGACGCAGAACTGCTCGCGTTTCGCGAGTACTACGCCGATCACTACATCGCTGCCGAAGCCGTGCCTTCGCCGCTGTTCGAAGGCGTGGTCGAGTCGATGGCGTCGTTTCGCGAGCAGGGCTATCACTTGGCGGTGGCGACCGGCAAGAACCGGCGCGGCCTTGATCGCGTACTCAAGGCCAATGGCTGGGAAGATTATTTCGATATCACCCGTGCTGCCGATGAAACTGCCAGCAAGCCGCACCCTCTGATGCTTGAGCAGATCGTCAGCCACTGTGGCGTGCGCCCGGAGCAGGCGTTGATGGTCGGTGATTCGTCGTTCGATCTGCTGATGGCGCGCAATGCGGGAATGGATTCGGTGGCGGTCAGTTATGGCGCGCAATCGATCGAGTCTCTGCAACAGTTCGAGCCGCGGCTGTCGATCGACCGTTTTTCTGAATTGCATGCCTGGCTGGGTCAGCGGGCTTAA
- the rluC gene encoding 23S rRNA pseudouridine(955/2504/2580) synthase RluC: MTTTAPSTPGVQLLEVSPEYAGQRIDNFLLARLKGVPKTLIYRILRKGEVRVNKGRIKPEYKLQAGDIVRVPPVRVPERDEPVPLAQGLLQRLEASIVYEDKALIVINKPAGIAVHGGSGLNFGVIEAFRQLRPDAKELELVHRLDRDTSGLLMIAKKRSMLRHLHEQLRGDGVDKRYMALVRGNWATSIKQVRAPLLKSNLRSGERMVEVNDEGKEALTMFKVLRRFGDFATMVEAKPVTGRTHQIRVHTLHAGHCIAGDSKYGDEDFTREIRDLGGKRLFLHAYMLTVPLPDGGKLTLQAPVDEMWAKTVERLSAPI, from the coding sequence ATGACAACTACTGCCCCTTCGACTCCAGGCGTTCAACTGCTTGAAGTCTCGCCGGAGTATGCCGGCCAACGAATCGACAACTTTCTCCTCGCCCGGCTCAAAGGCGTGCCCAAGACCTTGATTTACCGCATTTTGCGCAAAGGCGAAGTGCGCGTGAACAAAGGTCGGATCAAGCCCGAATACAAGCTGCAGGCCGGCGACATCGTGCGCGTGCCGCCGGTTCGCGTGCCTGAACGCGACGAGCCGGTGCCCCTGGCTCAGGGGCTGTTGCAGCGCCTCGAAGCGTCGATTGTCTACGAAGACAAAGCCCTGATCGTGATCAACAAGCCCGCCGGCATTGCGGTTCACGGCGGCAGCGGGCTGAATTTCGGCGTGATCGAAGCCTTTCGTCAGTTGCGTCCCGATGCCAAGGAGCTGGAGCTGGTTCATCGTCTGGACCGTGACACCTCCGGCCTGCTGATGATCGCCAAGAAGCGCAGCATGTTGCGCCACCTGCACGAGCAACTGCGTGGCGATGGCGTCGACAAGCGCTACATGGCGCTGGTCCGTGGCAATTGGGCGACCTCGATCAAGCAGGTCCGCGCACCGTTGCTCAAGAGCAATCTGCGTTCCGGCGAGCGCATGGTCGAAGTCAATGACGAGGGCAAGGAAGCCCTGACGATGTTCAAGGTGCTGCGCCGCTTCGGCGATTTTGCCACCATGGTCGAGGCGAAACCGGTTACCGGTCGTACCCACCAGATTCGCGTGCACACCTTGCATGCTGGCCATTGCATTGCGGGTGACAGCAAGTATGGCGACGAGGATTTCACCAGGGAAATCCGCGATCTGGGCGGCAAGCGTCTGTTCCTGCACGCTTACATGCTGACCGTGCCGCTGCCCGATGGCGGCAAGCTGACCCTTCAAGCGCCGGTTGACGAAATGTGGGCCAAGACCGTGGAGCGATTGAGTGCGCCCATCTGA